One genomic region from Aliarcobacter cryaerophilus ATCC 43158 encodes:
- a CDS encoding cation diffusion facilitator family transporter codes for MANCKFGLNDHKPFISEKSNHHHNDKKHNHNFISNIKKEEHIDSAHHRDDGHTHQDHRKIDKKVLKWALGITLITMFLEFFYGFLSNSLALISDAIHMFTHSFALIISLLAIIVASKTAPISKTFGYYRIEVIAAFINGITIILSIIWIVYEAYQRFVEPQTIDIKTAIIVAIIGLFVNITTGIILMQGDKNNINLKSAFVHMLSDALSSVAIIIGYIVIYFTSWYFIDIILAVIVALVILKWAIDILKNSTNTLLESSPVDVKEVKEYIERNEKVLELHDIHIWEITADMYNMTAHVKIDKKDLENYEDILYQINHNLKEKFKIVHTTFQFEW; via the coding sequence ATGGCAAATTGTAAATTTGGTTTAAATGACCATAAGCCCTTCATATCAGAAAAATCAAATCATCACCATAATGATAAGAAGCATAATCATAATTTCATTTCTAATATAAAAAAAGAGGAGCATATTGATTCTGCTCATCATAGAGATGATGGACATACTCATCAAGATCACAGAAAAATAGATAAAAAAGTTTTAAAATGGGCATTAGGAATTACTCTAATAACAATGTTTTTAGAGTTCTTTTATGGATTTTTATCAAACTCTTTAGCACTTATTTCAGATGCAATTCATATGTTTACTCACTCTTTTGCATTGATTATTTCACTTTTAGCAATAATAGTAGCTAGTAAAACAGCACCAATTTCTAAGACGTTTGGATATTATAGGATTGAAGTAATAGCTGCTTTTATAAATGGAATTACGATTATTTTATCAATCATTTGGATAGTTTATGAAGCTTATCAAAGATTTGTAGAACCCCAAACTATAGATATAAAAACAGCTATTATAGTTGCAATAATTGGACTTTTTGTAAATATAACTACAGGTATTATTTTGATGCAAGGAGATAAAAATAATATAAACTTAAAATCAGCATTCGTCCATATGTTAAGTGATGCTTTATCTTCTGTTGCAATTATAATAGGTTATATAGTTATCTACTTTACTTCATGGTATTTTATAGACATTATTTTAGCTGTTATTGTAGCTCTTGTAATTTTAAAATGGGCAATTGATATTTTGAAAAATTCAACAAATACTTTACTTGAAAGTTCTCCTGTTGATGTAAAAGAAGTTAAAGAGTATATTGAAAGAAATGAAAAAGTTTTGGAATTACACGATATTCATATTTGGGAGATAACTGCTGATATGTATAATATGACGGCTCATGTAAAAATAGATAAAAAAGATTTAGAAAATTATGAAGATATTTTATATCAAATAAATCATAATTTAAAAGAAAAATTTAAAATAGTTCATACAACTTTTCAGTTTGAGTGGTAA
- the serS gene encoding serine--tRNA ligase has translation MIDIKLLQNDFEKTSLSLQKKGVSIEVLENLKTLAQNTKQKRQIMEEVTAEQNLLSKEFPRYKKENLDVAELQEKINNLKNRKQELEDEVRVLEEELSSIALGIPNLPDENVPFGADEDENVVLEVIGTKPTFDFTPKEHWELECDWLDFQRGVKLAKSRFTALKGDGARLERALINYMLDFNRARGFNEWYVPFMANSNSLLGTGQLPKFEDDLFKIEGEDLYLIPTAEVSLTNLYNDEILDKNELPLLLTSYTPCFRKEAGSAGRDTRGLIRQHQFDKVEMVAITSQEQSDEIFLKMVNCASDLLTSLGLAHQKVQLCTGDLGFGAAVTIDLEVWLPGQNRFREISSISNTRDFQARRAKIRYKDDKKNIFAHTLNGSSLAVGRTLLAIMENYQEADGSVKIPEVLKPYMK, from the coding sequence ATGATTGATATAAAACTATTACAAAATGACTTTGAAAAAACTAGTCTTTCTTTACAAAAAAAAGGTGTTTCAATTGAGGTTTTAGAAAACTTAAAAACTTTGGCACAAAATACAAAACAAAAAAGACAAATTATGGAAGAGGTAACAGCAGAACAAAATCTTCTTTCAAAAGAGTTTCCTAGATACAAAAAAGAGAATCTTGATGTTGCAGAACTTCAAGAAAAAATAAATAACTTAAAAAATAGAAAACAAGAGTTAGAAGATGAGGTTAGAGTTTTAGAAGAAGAGCTATCTTCTATTGCTTTAGGAATTCCAAATCTTCCAGATGAAAATGTACCATTTGGTGCAGATGAAGATGAAAATGTAGTTCTAGAAGTTATTGGGACTAAACCAACTTTTGATTTTACACCAAAAGAGCATTGGGAATTAGAGTGTGATTGGTTAGATTTCCAAAGAGGTGTAAAGTTAGCAAAATCAAGATTTACAGCACTTAAAGGTGATGGGGCAAGACTAGAGAGAGCTTTGATAAACTATATGTTAGATTTTAATAGAGCAAGAGGATTTAACGAGTGGTATGTACCTTTTATGGCAAATTCAAACTCTCTTTTAGGAACAGGGCAACTTCCAAAATTTGAAGATGATTTGTTTAAAATAGAGGGAGAAGATTTATATCTTATTCCAACAGCAGAAGTTAGCCTTACAAATTTATATAATGATGAGATTTTAGATAAAAATGAACTTCCGCTTCTTCTTACATCATATACTCCTTGCTTTAGAAAGGAAGCTGGAAGTGCTGGACGTGATACAAGAGGACTTATAAGACAACATCAATTTGATAAGGTTGAAATGGTAGCAATAACTTCACAAGAGCAATCAGATGAAATATTTCTTAAGATGGTTAATTGCGCTAGTGATTTATTAACTTCACTAGGTCTTGCTCATCAAAAAGTACAACTTTGTACGGGAGATTTAGGATTTGGAGCAGCTGTTACAATCGATTTAGAAGTTTGGCTTCCTGGTCAAAATAGATTTAGAGAGATATCTTCAATCTCAAATACAAGAGATTTTCAAGCAAGAAGAGCAAAAATAAGATATAAAGATGATAAGAAAAATATATTTGCACACACTTTAAATGGTTCAAGTCTAGCAGTTGGAAGAACTCTTTTGGCAATTATGGAGAACTATCAAGAAGCTGATGGAAGTGTTAAAATTCCAGAAGTTTTAAAACCATATATGAAATAA
- a CDS encoding EAL domain-containing protein — MKKNNINSDTLLNLISKHSPDMLWIKDLNGRYLYANNAICSGLLIATPDEVIGKTDIFFALREREKYKDNKNWHTFGELCTNTDLETIKSMKPLRFLENGNIQGKMRYLEVDKAPFFDENKNLIGVIGTARDITEQILLKERNEYLMYFDHLTSLPNRQKIILDIENKKPKSSIVFNIDDFKEVNDFFGTNNADKILKDIALRFIKYEYTAYRIDGDEFAILFFDEKTEEELQNEAIKIINLLDSEPFYIDDKTILITFSVGIAKSNEKLLTKVDIAVNNAKTSNNHICIYEESKNIEERYKENIELATQIKEAILENRIICHYQPLLNIENSEIYSYESLVRLIDNKGNSLAPYKFLDFSKKIKLYSSITKIVVAQACKTFQNRDENFSINLSVDDIKDLETVDFILKTIKETNTSSRVTFEILESEGIENYQEVISFINQIKSLGARIAIDDFGTGYSNFEHLLRLDVDYIKIDGSLIKNIVTDDKHRLIVETIVSFAKRIGIKTVAEFVSDEKILQTIKEIGISCAQGYHIGKPETLV; from the coding sequence ATGAAAAAAAATAATATAAACTCGGATACTCTTCTTAACTTAATTTCTAAACACTCTCCTGATATGTTATGGATAAAAGATTTAAATGGTCGTTACTTATATGCAAATAATGCTATTTGTAGTGGTTTACTAATTGCAACTCCTGATGAAGTTATTGGAAAAACTGATATCTTTTTTGCTTTGAGAGAAAGAGAAAAATATAAAGATAATAAAAATTGGCATACATTTGGAGAATTATGCACAAATACTGATTTAGAAACTATAAAATCTATGAAGCCATTAAGGTTTTTAGAAAATGGAAATATTCAAGGAAAAATGAGATATCTTGAAGTTGATAAAGCTCCATTTTTTGATGAAAACAAAAATTTAATTGGAGTTATAGGAACAGCAAGAGATATTACAGAACAGATACTCTTAAAAGAGAGAAATGAATATCTTATGTATTTTGATCATCTAACATCACTTCCAAATAGACAAAAAATCATTTTAGATATTGAAAATAAAAAGCCTAAATCTTCTATTGTTTTTAACATTGACGATTTCAAAGAGGTAAATGATTTTTTTGGTACAAATAATGCTGATAAAATCTTAAAAGATATAGCTTTAAGATTTATAAAATATGAATACACTGCATATAGAATAGATGGTGATGAATTTGCTATTTTATTTTTTGATGAAAAAACAGAAGAAGAGTTACAAAATGAAGCAATTAAGATTATAAATTTACTAGATAGTGAACCTTTTTATATAGACGATAAAACAATTTTAATTACCTTTTCTGTTGGTATTGCAAAAAGCAATGAAAAACTTTTGACAAAAGTAGATATTGCTGTAAATAATGCAAAAACTTCAAATAATCATATTTGTATTTATGAAGAGAGTAAAAATATAGAAGAGAGATATAAAGAAAATATAGAACTTGCAACTCAAATAAAAGAGGCAATTTTAGAAAATAGAATTATTTGTCATTATCAACCTCTTTTAAATATAGAAAATAGTGAAATTTACTCTTATGAAAGTTTAGTAAGACTAATAGATAATAAAGGAAACTCTCTTGCTCCATATAAATTTTTAGATTTTTCTAAAAAAATAAAATTATACTCAAGTATCACAAAAATAGTTGTAGCCCAAGCTTGTAAAACATTCCAAAATAGAGATGAAAACTTCTCTATAAATCTAAGTGTTGATGATATAAAAGATTTAGAAACTGTTGATTTTATATTAAAAACTATAAAAGAGACAAACACATCTTCTAGAGTAACTTTTGAGATTTTAGAGTCAGAAGGTATAGAAAACTATCAAGAAGTTATCTCTTTTATAAATCAAATAAAATCTTTGGGTGCAAGAATTGCAATAGATGATTTTGGAACAGGTTATTCAAATTTTGAGCACCTTTTAAGATTAGATGTTGATTATATTAAAATTGATGGTTCTTTAATAAAAAATATAGTTACCGATGATAAGCATAGATTAATTGTTGAAACAATAGTTAGTTTTGCAAAAAGAATTGGAATTAAAACAGTTGCTGAGTTTGTAAGTGATGAAAAAATATTACAAACTATAAAAGAGATAGGGATTAGTTGTGCTCAAGGTTATCACATAGGAAAACCAGAAACTTTAGTATGA
- a CDS encoding chaperone NapD, whose amino-acid sequence MNISSIVVQTLPKYLDSVIENLKKSGVCDYHMHDEKGRIIITIEGKNVEEELKKLKVIEAIPYVSSADMQMSYSEEELANHMEVLENADLVPKVLNDKDIKVEDMIYRGDLKRKDLIGFAKEFDNTQK is encoded by the coding sequence ATGAATATTTCAAGTATTGTTGTACAAACTCTACCAAAATATCTTGATAGTGTAATAGAAAATCTTAAGAAATCTGGTGTTTGTGATTATCATATGCACGATGAAAAAGGAAGAATTATTATTACAATTGAAGGTAAAAATGTAGAAGAGGAGCTAAAAAAACTAAAAGTAATTGAAGCAATTCCTTATGTAAGTAGTGCTGATATGCAGATGAGCTACAGTGAAGAAGAGCTAGCAAATCATATGGAAGTTTTAGAAAATGCTGATTTGGTTCCAAAAGTTTTAAATGACAAAGATATAAAAGTTGAAGATATGATTTATAGAGGTGATTTAAAACGAAAAGATTTAATAGGTTTTGCAAAAGAGTTTGACAATACTCAAAAATAA
- a CDS encoding WD40 repeat domain-containing protein has product MKNLIFTLIFIFSSSFLYAKELEANFSFFASSGVTNIAKDKQNLYLATNDGFVDVFNLEKREIISSIKIKNIKDFTNKEISAKIFSTDIIDDKILILSQGQSGGRDIFISKDGILENIISSDDRLFIAYAKFLDDNKIVYALLSNQIFIYDFKNKKILKSTQVSQSSFSHFVLSSDKKSIFIADESGIVSELNTSNLEKIGQFKGQNVDRVFQVDFKENTLLACGQDRRASIYYKNQKKPYYKSIDFLVYAGALDEKAKKAAISLNEDNDVLVFDVDTKEELFILKGNKALITSILFLDENSLVVASDDKKVNIYNLKKD; this is encoded by the coding sequence TTGAAAAATTTAATTTTTACACTTATATTTATTTTTAGCTCATCTTTTTTATATGCAAAAGAGTTAGAAGCGAATTTCTCTTTTTTTGCATCAAGTGGAGTTACAAATATTGCAAAAGATAAACAGAACCTATATTTAGCAACAAATGATGGCTTTGTTGATGTTTTTAACCTTGAAAAAAGAGAGATTATCTCTTCAATAAAGATTAAAAATATAAAAGATTTTACAAATAAAGAGATAAGTGCAAAAATTTTCAGTACCGATATAATTGATGATAAGATTTTAATTTTATCTCAAGGACAAAGCGGTGGAAGAGATATTTTTATATCAAAAGATGGTATTTTAGAAAATATAATTAGCTCAGATGATAGACTTTTCATAGCTTATGCAAAATTCTTAGATGATAATAAAATAGTCTATGCTCTTTTATCAAATCAGATTTTTATATATGATTTCAAAAATAAAAAAATCTTAAAATCAACTCAAGTTTCTCAATCATCTTTTTCTCATTTTGTTTTAAGTAGTGATAAAAAATCTATTTTTATAGCCGATGAAAGTGGAATTGTTTCAGAACTCAACACTTCAAACTTAGAAAAAATTGGACAATTTAAAGGTCAAAATGTAGATAGAGTTTTTCAAGTTGATTTCAAAGAAAATACTCTTCTAGCTTGTGGACAAGATAGAAGAGCATCTATTTATTACAAAAATCAAAAAAAACCATACTATAAATCAATAGATTTTTTGGTATATGCAGGAGCTTTAGATGAAAAAGCAAAAAAAGCAGCAATTTCACTAAATGAAGATAATGATGTTTTAGTTTTTGATGTAGATACAAAAGAGGAGCTTTTTATCCTAAAAGGAAATAAAGCACTTATTACATCTATTTTATTTTTAGATGAAAATAGTTTAGTTGTGGCAAGTGATGATAAAAAAGTAAATATATATAATTTAAAAAAGGATTAA
- a CDS encoding 4Fe-4S binding protein, which yields MQRRELFGSLAKPFKNRSLQEKAIRPPYFNDINLFFTKCVECLEKPCLTACKENIIEILEDGTPKINFSNSGCTYCDLCAISCQNGVLNIEDKKQIEAKIEIDILTCLSWQNTMCFSCKDPCLENAIDFLGMFRPNINKNCTSCGFCIKVCPTNAIKIV from the coding sequence ATGCAAAGAAGAGAGCTTTTTGGCTCTCTTGCAAAACCTTTCAAAAATAGAAGTTTGCAAGAAAAAGCTATAAGACCACCCTACTTTAATGATATAAATCTTTTTTTTACAAAATGTGTGGAATGTTTAGAAAAACCTTGCTTAACTGCTTGTAAAGAAAATATTATAGAGATTTTAGAAGATGGTACTCCAAAGATAAATTTTTCAAATTCTGGTTGTACTTATTGTGATTTATGTGCAATTTCTTGTCAAAATGGTGTTTTAAATATTGAAGATAAAAAGCAAATAGAAGCTAAAATAGAAATTGATATTCTAACTTGCCTATCTTGGCAAAATACTATGTGTTTTTCTTGCAAAGATCCTTGCTTAGAAAATGCAATAGATTTTTTAGGAATGTTTAGACCAAATATAAATAAAAATTGTACTTCTTGTGGCTTTTGTATAAAAGTATGCCCAACAAATGCAATAAAAATAGTTTAG
- a CDS encoding nitrate reductase cytochrome c-type subunit: protein MKLTKLALSLVAIATLFTFAYAANKSIKEESLGIRQDNLFSEDKVVSDETKYATEPAGTSTKIKRAFENAPPMIPHDTEGMLPITIDNNQCASCHDPMVAESMGATPIPKSHFTSFREDVKIDKKGELERDGKIVANSSDLKTIIKPLDHLSNARFNCSACHAPQSDSKIVPKNNFQTEFRSSDLNDKSNLIDNINEGVK from the coding sequence ATGAAATTAACAAAATTAGCTTTAAGTCTAGTTGCCATTGCAACTCTTTTTACTTTTGCTTATGCTGCAAATAAAAGTATCAAAGAAGAATCTCTTGGAATTAGACAAGATAATCTATTTTCAGAAGATAAAGTTGTAAGTGATGAGACAAAATATGCTACAGAACCTGCTGGAACTAGTACAAAAATCAAAAGAGCATTTGAAAATGCTCCACCTATGATTCCACATGATACAGAAGGAATGTTACCTATTACAATAGATAATAACCAATGTGCTTCATGTCATGATCCAATGGTAGCAGAATCTATGGGTGCAACTCCTATTCCAAAATCTCACTTTACAAGTTTTAGAGAAGATGTAAAAATAGATAAAAAAGGTGAACTTGAAAGAGATGGAAAAATTGTAGCAAATAGTAGTGATTTAAAAACTATTATAAAACCTCTTGATCACTTATCAAATGCTAGATTTAACTGTTCTGCTTGTCATGCACCACAATCTGATAGTAAAATTGTCCCTAAAAATAACTTCCAAACAGAGTTTAGAAGTAGCGATTTAAATGATAAATCAAATCTTATAGACAATATAAATGAGGGTGTAAAATAA